acagtgataggcctgatacaataaaatctaaatgtattgttcacatacacgtttagcagatgttattgcaggtgtagcgaaatgattgTAACTACGATGACTACTGACTATGATgagagagcctatagggaggtggtcagagacctggcagtgtagtgccaggacaacaacctcttccctcaatgtcagtaagacaaaggagctgatcttggactacaggaaacggagggctgaGCACAGGGCTGCTGCAACTTCGACAGTGCTGTTAGTGGAGAgtagagagcttcaagttcctcggtgtccacatcactaaggatctatcattgTCGAAACACACCAACACTGTCATGAATaaggcacaacaacaccttttcccctacAGGAGGCTGAAAAgctttggcatgggtcctcagatcctcaatattctacagttgcaccattttAGAGCAAtcttttttgggccttcctttgAGAcacctggtataaaggtcctggttggcaggaagcttggccccagtgatataatgggccgcacgcactaccctctgtagtggctTGCGGCCGGAgtcagagcagttgccataagcaggcagtgatgcaaccaatcaggatgctcttgatggtgcagcagtataaccttttgaggacccTAAATCAAAACAATTTAGTGAATACCTGTAGCCCGGAGCCATGTATTTAGAACTCTATAAGCATATGGCTCTGCTGTAGCCCACATATGCCTGTTGACTCTATAATAATTGTGGAGTAGTCCTACTCTCAAAATTGGTTTCCTAGATGATTTCAGCTGATCCATAGTTGAAGTGTAGAAAGACGATACAACTGTTTTGCCCAAATAATACTTTCAGCcgaaaaataaataacatgatAAGAAAACTAAGTCAGAAACATCTCACTCAAACTGGGGCAAAGAATATCTCCTGGACGAATCTATCCCCGATTCATGGATTTAATCTATTTATCTAGACCGGATATAGGGTTGTAATAAGCCCCGCCTCTTCCTTTCTGGACAAGAATCGTTGGCCAACATGGCTCCGATTGTGAGTACTCACGGTGAAATATGTTGTATAGCTAACTATAATATGTTTTTATTGTCTGTCGTTTATTGTACTTGATGTGCACGTAATAAATCCATATTGGACTGTGTTTCCGTGAGGCCAAATAAGTAAAGGAGTACCAATAAATGGCTTTGTTTACCAGTTGGGCCTGCACCCAATGAACCACGTTGTAGCAATTTAGTTTATGCGTTACCTAGCTATTCGTCAACTGTATCTTAAACGTGAACCATCGGCACACCAGCTGGCAATGCACTAGATAGAAGTTGTCGTGCCAAATAAAATCCGATTAATGGCACTTTTAAAATGAATACAAATAACcttgggcccggtttcccaaaagcgtCAGTCAGCATGTGTCGGTTCGAATTTGGTTAGGCGAACCAGACGTGTGTGCTCGCATACTTAATTTAAGATCTGAGAATTTCGCTTGAAAAACGAGAAAGTACCGGCAATAGTACCATGTCCATATTGGGTACCGTAGTCAGTAATACACGTCCTCGaaatagtctgaattaatctaAGGGTGCGTTCGTGTAGTCACTCTGGcgatctactccgatttcagagcgcACTCGTCTGAGTGCCTGAGCGCAAAATAACTGTTTAATTTACGAACGtgcaacacccgttgaatatgaccggtgtcagtaaatgtagAATTAAAACGtgattaaattgttgccagcggTACAATTGGTCACCAAAGCTGTAGATAACGTAAACAGccaaaccagctctgctagggctgGTAAAATAgtcagtgaggtgttctctcatttgtgacTGAAAGTAACTAGCCAACTTTATCCAGCTAACTTGGGTACTTGACTGGCCAAATTTTGGCTGTGCACGACCACATGAAAAAcgttttatttaattaggcaagtcagttaagaacgagtTCTTATTTACAAAGGCGGCCAAACCGGACGaggctgagccaattgtgcaccgctctatgggactccagATTATGTCcttttgtgatacagcccgggatcgaaccagggtctgtaatgacacctctagcactgagatgcagtgctagAGTGctaccgctgcgccacttgggagtagAACTTGCGGGAACACCAAAATGAACAGAAACGTTACAAAatatcataatatatgcacaaactgatGGGAATAATGCGTGGGCGCCTTTAAGTACATCGCTAGAACCATTGAGCTCAACGGTTCCAACGATATACTTAAGCGTTTGGGAAACCGGGTCCTGGCCAGTTTGATAACACACACCAAGTTAACTAGTTTTAAAaacagattatccattatattaTTGTCAAATGGCTGATAAAACAATGGAAATAAATGTTTTCAAAAATAGAAGGCAGTAAGGAGGCAAGATCAAGAGGGACCATTCTAGCCCATGAGAGGGCAGGTAGATGTGTACAGGCATGTAAAGTGTTTTTTTTACCTAAAAGTTTCCAGAATGTCACCTGGCCTAATTATATCAGTACATTCATAAAAACCTATGCATCACAAAACttctattagatcaaataagacccatgtggctcagtttggagagcatggcgcttgcaacaccagggggTGGTTTTGATTTCCACAGGGCACCAGCACAACAAAAATGATCCGCTCACTACTGTTAATTaagtctgctaaattacaaattGTAAGATTTATTTTTATAGTTGACCAAATTCAAAATTCTGTCTCATTGActtccatacaaaaactcctagCTTGGTGAGCGGGAAAAACCGACACCTGCTGGAGAATGATTTTGAGCCCAGTTatccctctcgcttcgcctcttcctgtTTTTAACAACCAAGCACCAAAGACAGTACAATATGCAGATTGGCAGAAATTGcttctgtaaataagaatttgttcttaactgacttgcctagttaaataaagataaaataaatgttaaacaCTGCTAGCACGTTAGATACTTAAACAAAACCGCCAGTGGTGTATTCATCATGCCAACTCTGTTAAATGTTTTGCACCAGAAAATATTTACTCCAAACGGAAATCGTTATGCAACAAAAACAagtttatattggacaaattcgGGTAGGTTCCGTTTGGTTCTTAAATGGTAATCGACTTCCTTTGCATGACGAAATGTATTTATCAAGCCATTTGGAATAATGTTAGCCCCTCTGCAATGTCTTGACAGAAGAAGCAGGTCATCAAAAAGACCAAAACAGGTggcaagaagaagaagcagatcCTGAAGTTCACCCTGGACTGCACTCACCCAGTGGAGGATGGCATCATGGATGCTGCCAACTTTGTAAGTAGCCAATGTTAGAGAAAATAACATGCAATAtcctagggctgggaattgccacgAAGTTCACAATATGATATTATTGCGTTTCTCACTATTCTATATGTCTTGCGATTCGATACTATTAGTGCGAGTGacgttccaaacatattgctcactgtTGCAAAGAGATGAAAATGatttttgatcagtcatggaaataagttCTGTAAACATGTTGGCTCCCTATTTTAAAAAGATGAAGAACAAGCCTTGAGATGAAAAATACCAGTGTTTTGTCACAGGCACAGCCGACTAGCACTAGCTAATGCTACCTACccatgtgttggtcccatgtttcatgagcattATTCAACAGCAGTCAAGGTTGTTCTGGCTCTGAGGCCTATAATGCGCTAATGTATTAAGTGGACAATACGGAATGTTTTTTAATTTAAAGGCTAATCAACACTGATTTTACGGGGGTGTGAGTTCACTGATGCTCTCTATTGGCCTATATGTCCATTCAGAACGTTTCCTAAATTAGCCTATCTCTTTAATATGAATCAAACACTCCTGTCATGATGTCATCTTGTGAAAGGCCTATTTTCAGTAGCTTAGACTACATTATTTCTCTCATTATGGCCTCTTCTCTTTGAAGAACCACCCCCGAATGGTTATGTCGGTGACAGTATTCATTGGCCTGGCCAATTACTGTGACCTCAAATTCCAAGACTGGCACAGCCCTAATTGTAATGTTATTTTTGGTGTTGATGAGTTACTCCGGTGATGGGAGGATAAACTGCATTAAGTAATTAGCCTAGGCACAGAGGCCTGCTAGCCAGCTGCACAGATGGGACACATTTGCAATGTGGTATTTAGCTATGGGACACAGATGGGACACAATTCACTGGTATGTAGCTATGTTTTTATCTATTTGTAGTGCTTTAGCCACTGAATTCTAGTAGTTTTTACTTGAAAGAATAAAACGTCAATCACAAAATGTGCCACTTGCACAATACAGCTAATTCCGCACAGCACCGCATCTCGCCTGGGTTGTAGCCTCAGCGAACGGCGTGGGGCACTAGCATTCGTCATGGATGTGGGGGTTGTAAAACATGAATTTGGACCAATCCCCGACAACCCATATATCAAACTTTAGCTACTAAGCTCTACTTTGTaactttctgtttgttttgtctctgATAACATTTGAATGACAGTAGTGATGAAAAACTTTACTTTATATTTCTGTCAAAATATGTCCGATGACTGAAACACCCTCAGGACTTTCCCACACTTCTTGGAAATACAATGTTGCATCGGTCTTACTGTGGTATGTTTGGGAATACTCATTGCAAATATGAAAACAGATTTGGCAAGTTTCACAAATTGGGCAGTCCCACAGATCTGAATGTTCTTAGCAAGGCACCTGCTTTACATTTGGGCTCATATCGTGTCAATATCATAAAGCACAGTATTGGGATTGTTAGACATGGGTAACAACTGCCACAATAATGTTTTCAAATTAGTTATCTATTTTGACAAGCATATTATTGCCATTTAGTggggagaaaaatatattttggggggtaGAATCCATTGTTGCGTCAACCTAACGCCATAATAATATCTCCATGAAttgattgtatttattttttcactACAATATCCTATTAAATGTCTTTATTACTAGAGAAGGGCCCTATTATTTCGATGTAAACATTGCATGGCACAAATGATTCATAATCCAGATACTCCTGGTTTATCCACGTTATGCTGACACTGGCCTGTCTTCAATGTAGTAACGCGACAACTGTAATGGGTAGTGGGGTATGATATTTTGCAGTTGGTGTGTTATAAGGCAGACAATTAGGATTCAGATTAGGGGTTTTTGAGGTTGGTTTCGGTTGGATTATAAACAAATAATCACGTTTTTTGGTTTCAATTATTTTTGTGGGTTGACTGCTGTAATAACACTGAATAAATGTCCGATGGtggtgactgcccattactggtTCACTTACTAACCATCATTTAtttactttactttaataaaatatttgttttatgttATGACGTATCAGTACTTTGGACTAACAGATTGTTTGTTGGTCAGCTCGGGCCCAGGTTATTACAGTTGTGAAACGTGAATGCCATTTGTGGCTAGCATTAATGCAAGGTGACTCGGTACATCTGGGCTTTATTTAATGGGGGTCAGGGTTCAAATTATACATTGACTATTGGCTAGCCCCAAAGTGTTCTGGGGGTGCCCGACGTATCCTGATAGTTGCAATGACACTTGTACTTGTCTTCTCTTACTTGCACTGATTTTGCTGTTAGCTGCTTTGAGGAACTTTTAGTTAGGTACAACAACCACATATAGTCATACTAACTAAAGTTAAATGTGTTAACTAAATTCCTCTGAATTAGAGCGTCTACTAAATGTTTAACATGTAAATTATATTGACAGAATATTTGCAGCAGTATGTAGCAGTCATTACAGCTAGTATCCATATTTGGGAGAAAGACTGTCCTAAAATACACCTTTGGTCTTGTTGGTTAGGAGCAATTCCTGCAGGAGCGCATCAAGGTCAACGGTAAAGCTGGGAACctgggtggtggtgtggtgtccaTTGAGAGGAGCAAGAGCAAAATCGCTGTGAATTCTGAAGTGCCCTTCTCCAAAAGGTATGTTTAAATATAGATTTGATTCATCTTTTGAAATGCCCTGCTTGCAATGTGATGTGCCGAGCAACATCGCTTGCCATTTTATGTTGTTGTCTGATGGAGGGACTTGGTTTGTCTCCACAGTTATGCATGTATGGGTTATTGCATTTTCACTTGTTCAATTAGGAAGTTGGAGCTGTCTTTTGCTTTATGTGATATTTTCCATGTTGCTTCCTGTTATGGGGTCATGGCACTGTTTTGTAATCGATGTTAGGCCTTTATTGGTTTTATTGTTTTGCCTGATGGACAGTCTGGAGCAAATCCATGTATAATGAATTATTTGAAGTGCTTTTAAAGTGATTAGCGTTTGAAATAAGGTCTGCGGCTCATAAAATACTAACATTAGGCGGACTGAGATGTACATGAATAGAAGAAGTTAAGAGACATGGATAGAACGCATGTTATTTTTGGACTTCTGTCAGTTTTATTTCCACAAGTGGAGATGCTGTGATCTGATCAATGTATCCAGCTGTGAACATGATTTTTGTCAGTTCTATTAAAAAAATGTTTCCATGGCACCATGTATCCTCAGACATTCATTGATTCTTAAGCACCGTCTGAAGCTATATTTAACCCTATATGGCATGAAATTATAGAACACTAGCAACTCCCCCACCCCACCTCGTAAATAATTGGAAGGTATAATttataatcatggatttattttATATTGTGCTTTTCATAACAAGAACAATCTCAAAGTTGCTTTAAAAACAAAATTGGGGATCTGGCAGTTCTATCGCATCCCCCGATGACAGGCAGTTTGGAAAGGTAcagttgaaggggggggggggggtctcacaTTGATGTTTCAATTGTGACGAGAGAGTCCTGATTTGTTATGGGGGTGCAAATTGTTTAGAAAATTGCAGATAGAAAAGTTAAACATTGAATCAACTCCATGTTCTACATGTCATTTTGTCCTAATTGCACTTTCTGATAagttctcaaaaatataaatctAACAAATATACAGTACACCTTTGTCACAATGTAATTTTCAATGAGTTTTACATTGCTGACACTGCTggtctttcctctcctttctcacAGGTATTTGAAATATCTGACCAAGAAGTACCTGAAGAAGAACAACCTGAGGGACTGGCTGCGTGTGGTGGCCAACACCAAGGAGAGTTACGAACTGCGCTACTTCCAGATCAaccaggatgaggaggaggaggaggacgaagaTTAAATCCATGCCACTGTCTTTTGTCAATAAAATTTTAAAGGAACGAAAGCTTCTCACATGGTTTTATTTGCTGATTTGAGACTAAACCTGCACGTTTGAAAAAGTGTACCTACTCTGGTTAGACTTGAAAACCCATATTCTTTATCATGCAAAAATATTTGTGCTCTGTGTTTACATGGAGTTGTCTGGGGAAATATTGCAAGCAATAAATGTGTTTGTTATCAACAGCTTTCTACTTTGACAACACTCAACCTTGAAACTGACAGTTGATTGCATTCAGATTTAGTTGTGTGTTAAGTTTGTACATAAAAATAATGATTCCATTTATCAATTAATGCTTCAAATAGTAGTGTGTGTGGGCTGAAATGACTTCTTGAATCTGCTTTTAGATAAATGGCGGGCTCTAAAAATGACGCTTCCTTCATTTTATGTGGTCCAACCATAGAGTGTATGGGCAAAGATGGTTTAAATTGAGTTATCTAGAAACTCCAAAAACTCGGTTTCTTTCGCTGATCACGCCTGGTGACGCTGGCTAGGCACATGCGCAGAAACACGTCATTTGGTCTAATGGTCGTTTCGCAACGAATTGCGCATGTGCAGCCCGTCAGTCACTCCGAAGAAAATGAAAACGTATCAgtctattttatttaaccaggcaagtcagttaagaaccaattcttatttgcaatgacggcctagcaaAAGGCTTCATGTGGGGAAGGGGGATTAAATAAAAAtctaggacaaaacacatcacggCGAGAGACACCAAAACACTAcataaaacatggtacaaacattattgggcaaagaccacagcacaaagggcaaagaaggtagagacaatacaTCACGTGAATCAGCCACAATTTTcaataagagtgtccatgattaagtctttgaatgaagagatggagagaactccAGTTTGATTGGggtttttttgcagctcgttccagtcgctagctgcagcgaactggaAAGAGAAGCGACCCAggtatgtgtgtgctttgggaccagaatgtgactggcagaaagggtgaaggatgagggctgcagtaggtatctcaggaaggtgagagaggcctaagagggttttataaataagcatcaaccagtgggtcttgtgacgtgTATACATAGAAGACCactttacagaggagtatagagtgcagtgatgtgtcctataaggagcattggtggcaaatctgatgggcgaatggtaaagaacatctagctgcacCCTTACCTGCCTATCTATACATGACGTATCCATAATCTATTaagggtaggatggtcatctgaataagggttagtttggcagctggggtgaaagaggagcgattacgatagaggaaaccaagtctagatttaacgttagcctgcagctttaatatgtgctgagagaaggacagtgtaccgtctagccatactcccaagtacttgtatgaagtgactacctcaagctcttaAAAACCCTCAGAGGTGGTAATCACACCGgagaagaggggcattcttctcaCCAAACcgcatgacctttgttttggaggtgttcagaacaaggttaaaggcagagaaagcttgttagactaagaaagctttgttgtagagagtttaacacaaaatcctggGAGGGGCTAACTGAGTATAATACTATCTGCATATAAGAGAGCGCTTCCTACTTTCACGAGGTAATATCATGTTCAGGCACTTATAACATTGTCTTGAATCAATGTGACTTTTAGATTTCAAGAACATGAACTAAGGAAGAATGTGTcgcttctctcattgacttctcaaaccccggTCTGTTCTGCCGACCGCTTCACAAGCTTTCCCGGAAGTATCGCGATGTTGGACCtatgggtttagaaactctggtCTGATCACACGAGCGTCTTGTTCCCGCGGTGGTAACCTTGACAACTATTCAAGCTAGCGACTGCACAGGCAGCACACTTGCCAATAAACTGGATTTCTTGTCAGTGAAAGGAAGTTTGTTGAATGCATGCCTTTGCTAAATACTTTCTAAAACCTAAAGGAAATGGACTACTATAGTTGAAATTGCAATTCAACCAAATCTACTGTAGGCTACAATGTCACGAACGAATGCCCTCTCTCTAATGTAGGCTAGCTGATTATTTACTTTGTAATATTCGCACTTCGGCAAGCGTAGCCCATCAATCAAGATACAATATAGCCAAAATTACCGCTACCTAAAATCGATATAATTATCGTTAAACGACGTAATTTTGGCGGTTATTCAAACCCAGTTTGACTTAGATCGATTGTCTTACTGGATACATGATTACGTTGCATTGAATCAATTTGAAACGACATGCAAAGTGGGGACTCGCGAGGGGATTGAATCCCCCCACTGTAACCTCAATTTCTTTGGACTTGCTTGGGGAAATGGGCAAAGCGACAGGCTGGTGGTGCACACAGTGGCATTGCTACTTGCAGCACTGCTCACGACTAGTAAAAGTAGTAACTAGGAGAGCATGCCTAACTAGTTGTGGTGAAAATTATGGGATGGATTGTCATGGCAACAGACCAGACGTCACAATTTGGGCATGTGTTCCATTTTTGTCTTTCTTATTTTCAGACTGGAGGACTTAGATAGTGAAGAGTGGAAAAGGAAACAGATTTTTCCCAACAAAAAGAAGGAAGCCATCTTTCTTGAAAATAAATTGTATTTACACAAGTATCATACAATTATTTTCCGGGAGGCACGAAGAGGTGAACAGTGGCAATTTCAGGGTTAACTTTCAGAGAGGTTTTTTTTGTATGCGATAAAGATGCCTGGGTCGTTAAGCAATGAAGACGAGGGACAAGACGACATGGATTTTGAAGACGAGATACCAGGTGAGGGAATGAAGTAAGGGGAGGGGGAGTTTCTGCCCTGAATATATTTTGCGCTGCTATACGCCTAGTTGAATGTGGGGGAAAGGGCTTGCCCTACGTTctaggagaaaagaggaggggtggGGTGCAGTAAGCGTTCCAATTTATTATTTTAGTACTACCCGTTTTCCTCGGGCACAGGTTTGCAGGGGTCGCCAATGTGTCATCTTCAAATGATGATATGATATGGCCGAATGAAAAGCCGCCATCTGTGGTAGCCTACTGAAATGACCCGGTCCGAGAAAAGAACAGCCGCAGGCATCAGTGCGTTCgtgtgagaaaaaaaaatgaaaacctcCGATGCCACCGAACTCCATTTTACTTTGACTGCGATCAGCATAGATAGCCTACTTGATTTTTGTTATTAGATTTAGGCACATGCACAATTTTGTTGGTTCACGGTTTTATGCTCTTACCATATCAGAAGTTGCACCGATCGATCACATGCTGTGACAGCTGAATAAAATGTATTCGTTATCTATAAATTAATGTCAATAAACGTCCCATCTCACCCAGGTGCTACTGCCCCGTTATCCCAAATTGTGCAGCTGTGTCCCAATTGTTTTGAGGCTCTTGTCCAAAGTCAGCAGTGGCCGCAGAGGTGCTGGGCTGTGACTATGAAAACACGTGTAACAGGAAAACAATAGTTTAGAGCAGGGGTCCCCAATTACATTCAGCCATGGGCAGATTTTTccttgagtggatggtcaggggACCAGAATATAGTtataaataatttgtacactgctaATTGACCGCAATAATCCCAAACAGTGCAgaaagaaagtattcataccccatgatttattccacattttgtttttaagGCCTGAATTCAAATGTGGATTAAACCCATCTACActaacccatctacacacaatgacaaagtgaaaacatgtttttataaatgcttgctaatttattgaaaattaaatacagaaatatctaatttacataagtattcacaccactgagttAACACTTAGAAGctccttttgcagcgattacagttgtgagtctttctgggtaagtctctgagctttccatacctggattgtttgcccattattcttttcagaattcttcaagcgctgttaaattggttgttgatcattgctagacaaccattttcaggtcttgccatagattttcaagtagatttatgtcaaaactggaACTCGGCCACTCAAGATTATTCATGTCTTCTTGGtgtgcaactccagtgtagatttggccttctgttttaggttattgttctgctgaaaggtgaaatcATCTTCCAGTGTCCaggggaaagcagactgaaccaggttttcctctagaattttgcctgtgcctAGCTCAATTCAGTACACTTTTTTCAATTCTGAAAAACTCCACGgaccttaacgattacaagcatacccataacatgatgcagccaccactatgcttcaacATATGGAGAGTGTTGCTTGGGAATGTGTTATATTGAATTTGCCCCAGTtcatattcaggacaaaaagttaaatgctttgccacattgttttgcagtattactttagtgccttgttgtgaacaggatgcatgttttggaatattttttattctgtacaggcttgcttcttttcactcttgtcaaataggttagtattgtagagaaactataatgttgttgatccatcctcaggtttctcctatcacagccattatatTCTAACTGTTTTAActtcaccattggcctcatggtgaaatccctgagcggtttctttcctctccggcaactgagttaagaagggaGCCTGTATCTTTCTAATGACTTTgatgtgtaacctttatttaactaggcaagtcagttaagaacaaattcttatttacaatgacggcctataccCGCCAAAGCCGGATGACGCttagccaattgtgcaccgccctaatGGGagtcccaatcatggccggttgtgatacagcctggaatcgaaccagggtgtctgtagtgacacctcaagcactgagatacAATGCCTTATACccactgagccactcgggagcccaatacaccatccaaagtgtaattaataacttcaccatgctcaaatggatattcaatgtctgcttttttatttttacccatataccaataggtgcccttctttggaAAACCtctttggtctttgtggttgagtctgtctttgaaattcactgctgagGGACttcacagataattgtatgtgtgggctaCAGAAATTAGGTAGGCATTTAAAAAACAGTTAATGGAACTTATtatttgacttgttaagcaaatgtttacttgagaacttatttaggcttgtcataacggggttgaatacgtattgactcaagacaattcagtttataattttttattaatttgtaaacatttcgaaaaaaaacataattccactttggcatgatggggtattgtgtggaggccAGTGACAAActccatttaatccattttaaaatcagctgtaatacaacaaaaatgtgggaaaaagtaaaggggtgggAATagtttttgaaggcactgtagtatTTGAAAAAAActtcaaaccttgattacattaGGATGCTTCTCTATTAATGTGAAGGAATActtgaacagatttcctaaattaaaatgaCTTTGAGCTAatttcctggtgattttacagtcttatgtccaaGAATGAAAATTATATAAAATAAtaactatacagtgcatttgtaaagtattcagactccttgactttttccacattttgttatgttacagccttattctaaaatggattaaaaaatatatatatatatatatattctcattgatcttcacacaataccccataatgacaattttGCAAAGTTATTCAAAATAAAacgctgaaatatcacatttacttaataagcattcagaccatttactcagaacattgttgaagcacctttggcaatgattacagcctcgagtcctcttaggtatgacgctacaagcttggcacacctgtatttgggtagtttctcccattcttctctgcagatcctctcaagctctgtcaggttggatggtctGTAAAACAACACTTTTGAATGCACTCAAGACCATGGCCATGTTCAGTTGCCAAATGTTTTAGAATGATGGAGATAGAAATACCATGAATAAAGCCGATGTGATTCCTTAATCTTCATGTAAGAGAGGCATGCTTGTTCTACATAGCCAATTTCTATTTGAACGGTCAAAACGTTGCGTCCTACTGAACGCGCCCCATGTGAACCTTCCAAACCTTAAAATGGTGAGAGCATGGTAGATGACATCTTTAAACCCATCAACTCATCTCTTATTTACACTGCTAGTTAAATAGGGTGCCCCCTGAGCCTAGTTTATCAATCTCTCCATCCATGGCAGTCAACCAGGTCCTAAATATCTGGGGAGCCAGTGGCTGAGCCAGTGTCAGGCCAGTGGTGATGTGATGAAGTACCTTACAGGAATGGTCCAGGCCAGGAGCCTGCCTTTTTATTCCACCATGTCAGTTCACTCAATACAATCATTGCATTCATAGTTTTTCTCCTCCAGCTAGCTCCAGGCCCCAGATGATTTACTACTGGATTAGCAGCCAGGGCCaaggttgca
This is a stretch of genomic DNA from Oncorhynchus clarkii lewisi isolate Uvic-CL-2024 chromosome 17, UVic_Ocla_1.0, whole genome shotgun sequence. It encodes these proteins:
- the LOC139369851 gene encoding large ribosomal subunit protein eL22-like, which translates into the protein MAPIKQVIKKTKTGGKKKKQILKFTLDCTHPVEDGIMDAANFEQFLQERIKVNGKAGNLGGGVVSIERSKSKIAVNSEVPFSKRYLKYLTKKYLKKNNLRDWLRVVANTKESYELRYFQINQDEEEEEDED